In Helianthus annuus cultivar XRQ/B chromosome 3, HanXRQr2.0-SUNRISE, whole genome shotgun sequence, a single window of DNA contains:
- the LOC110878548 gene encoding (S)-2-hydroxy-acid oxidase GLO1, protein MEVTNVTEYQAIAKEKLPKMVYDYYASGAEDQWTLEENRNAFSRILFRPRILIDVSKIDMTTTILGFKLSMPIMIAPTAMQKMAHPDGEYATARAASAAGTIMTLSSWATSSVEEVASTGPGIRFFQLYVYKDRNVVAQLVRRAERAGFKAIALTVDTPRLGRREADIKNRFTLPPFLTLKNFEGLDLGKMDEANDSGLASYVAGQIDRTLSWKDVKWLQTITTMPILVKGVITAEDTRLAIQAGAAGIIVSNHGARQLDYVPATISALEEVVKAAQGRVPVFLDGGVRRGTDVFKALALGASGIFIGRPVVFSLAAEGEAGVRNVLKMLRDEFELTMALSGCTSLREITRDHIVTEWDAPKARPAPRL, encoded by the exons ATGGAGGTCACAAATGTCACTGAGTATCAGGCTATTGCCAAGGAGAAGTTGCCAAAGATGGTCTATGACTACTATGCTTCTGGTGCCGAGGATCAGTGGACTCTCGAAGAGAACCGAAACGCTTTTTCAAGAATATT GTTTAGGCCGCGCATTCTTATTGATGTGAGCAAGATTGACATGACTACCACAATTTTGGGATTCAAATTATCGATGCCGATTATGATTGCGCCAACAGCCATGCAGAAGATGGCTCACCCTGATG GTGAGTATGCAACAGCAAGAGCTGCATCTGCAGCTGGAACTATTATG ACCTTGTCTTCATGGGCTACATCAAGTGTTGAGGAGGTTGCTTCAACAGGACCTGGAATCCGTTTCTTCCAGCTTTAT GTGTACAAGGACAGGAACGTGGTTGCTCAGCTTGTGCGAAGAGCCGAAAGAGCTGGTTTTAAGGCTATCGCTCTTACAGTTGATACACCTAGGCTTGGACGCCGAGAAGCTGACATCAAAAACAGGTTTACTCTACCACCATTTTTGACACTGAAGAACTTTGAGGGTTTGGACCTTGGCAAGATGGATGAA GCTAATGATTCTGGTTTAGCTTCTTATGTTGCTGGTCAGATCGACCGCACCTTGAGCTggaag GATGTGAAGTGGCTACAAACAATTACCACAATGCCGATCCTCGTTAAGGGTGTTATCACTGCTGAGGACA CAAGGTTAGCTATTCAAGCTGGAGCAGCGGGTATTATTGTTTCCAACCATGGAGCTCGCCAGCTGGATTACGTTCCGGCTACAATCAGCGCTTTGGAAGAGGTTGTGAAAGCGGCACAGGGTCGTGTCCCAGTGTTCCTGGACGGTGGTGTCCGCCGTGGAACCGATGTTTTCAAGGCACTGGCTCTTGGAGCTTCTGGCATCTTT ATCGGGCGACCTGTGGTGTTTTCTTTGGCTGCTGAGGGAGAAGCTGGAGTGAGAAATGTACTCAAAATGTTACGTGATGAATTCGAGCTAACTATGGCACTAAGCGGTTGCACCTCACTCAGAGAGATCACTCGTGACCACATTGTGACCGAGTGGGACGCCCCAAAGGCTCGTCCTGCACCACGGTTGTAA